The Pseudodesulfovibrio sediminis genome includes the window AGGTCTTTTTTCCGGCCTGCTGGTCGTCATACAGGACGTTGGCGTTGGTGATCTTCACGCCTTCGATTGACAGCGTTTCCAGCGGGCTGCCTGTACTCGTGTCTGTCGATTTTTCCGTCTCGACTTCAGCGGGTTTTTCCTGGGTGGTTTCTTCGGATTTGGCCAGATCATCCCAGTTGGTAACGCCCTTGGCATTTTTGGTGAGGTTGAGGGTCAGGCCGTCCAGCACCACGTTGCCGATGGCGATGTTGCCGGACAACAGGGGCATGATCTGGATGGAGGCTTCGGCTTTGTTGATGCGGACCATTTCGGTCGGCGCGAACCCCGGGGCATTGCCCAGTGCCATGGGGCCGACATCCAGCCCGAGCCAGGGGAAAAAGTTGAAGCCGATGTCTCCTTCGAAAATGAGTTCCCGGCCGGTGTTTTCTTTCACGGCCTGGGCAATTTCATCCTTGTACTCATTGGGGTCGACAAGAATGACAAGGGCAACAGCGGCGGCTATGAACAGCGTCAGGACCGCGCCTACGATAATGAGCGATATCTTGATGGCTTTACTCATCGCATACTCCTAAAATATTTTTTGCAGAAGTGCGCTGGCTCCGGCACCACCCGTTGAGCGCAGGTTCTTTTCCTGTTCGCCGATATAGTGGAACATGGCGTCCAGGGTCTGGTCGGTTACATAATCAACAGGGTCAAAGGTTGTTCCGGTTATGCTGGCGGCCTGTTGCGCTGTGGTCAGCGCGCTCAGGTAGGTTCCGGCTCCGGCAGCATCCAGGCTCTTGGACACGATGGGTTTGGCCAGCGTCTTCAGGCTGGCCCGGGACTGTCCCTCGAAATACGTGGTGATGGCGGTGTCCGAGCTGCCGGAATCGAGCATGGCAGTGGGGTTGGACACATCCAGATTGTCAATGGCATCCTTGAACAGTCCACCCACCGAGGGCACGGAATCCTCTGCTGCCGTGTTCAGGGCGGACAGGAGGCCGGAAGAATCGGAGCCCATGTTCTTGAACATGTCAGGCAGCGGAATAGCTGCCACCGGATCGTCCATGAATCCGCCGGATGTGCCCAGAGTTTCGACTGCGGAATCAGTGCCCATGCCAAGGACTTCCTTGATGGCGGCTGTGGCCTCGGATGGTGTGTAGGGCAACCCTGCGGCCGTGGATGCGGCGTCGCCAACGCTTTTGGGGATGTCACCCCATCCGGCATAGGCGAAACCTGCGGCAAGCAATGTGGTCAATGTCAGTGCAGTGATGATGAGGGAATATTTTTGCCTCACGGTTCGCTCCTTGGTTATAGCAAATCACTTCATCCAGAACACTAGCATGCGTGTGGGGACCATGCCTAGTGGTTGCACCAACTTTTCACAAAAGAAAAGCGGACACCCGTGAGGCTGTCCGCTGTGGAAGTTTATTACTGAATGAGTCGCCTGACCCCGGGGTGAACATCCGGTATGCGCGTGGCGCGGAAGATGTGGTCTCCCGGCCCGTTGCCGCCTGCCTCGTGTTGGTAGGTCCAGACGGTTTTGCCCTGCGCGTCCACTTCAAAAAGACGGCCTGCCGTGCCTTCGCAGATGAGCATGTTGCCGTTGGGCAGTCTCTGGGCGCCGGAGATGTCGCCTGCATAGAACGGCTCTCCGCCTTTTTCCAGATAGGACCAGACCACCTTGGCGTCCAGTTGTGTGGAGCGCAGGTAATAGGCGGGCTTGATCTCAATCACATCGGATTGCTTGTGCCGCCGGTTGCCGTTGTTGAAGAGCGTGATGCTCTCGTCGCCCGGCTTGCGGCCCTTGGTCCACCTGGCATCGTGCTGGCTGAACAGGACCTGCGGGGCGGAAGAGCCATAGGCTGCCGGGTTGCCCCAGCGGAACAGAAGATCGCCTCCACGATGCATGATGCCGCCGGAACTGGATGCGGCCTGTTCCGAGGTGGTTGAGTGGTCAATGACCCAGATCTCATTCATGTTGCGCAGGCTGACCACGATCTGATTGGAGATGGGGCTGTAGTCAATGGAGTTGGCGTGCTGCCAATCCGGTATGCGTCTGGGGTTATAGTTCACGTCAATGCGTTGGGGCATGCGCGAGGGGGTGGCAAAATTGGGAGCGGACTTGTCGGTATTCTGTACCAGATGGTCCCAGGCATGCCATTCCCAGACAATGTAACCGCTGCGGGGGCCGGATTTGCGTACTTCCACGATGTGCTCTGCCCAGATTTTCTGGTCCGGGTGGTTGCGCACGGAAGCGCCGACAGCGGCCAGCTGGCCCTGTGCCTTGAGTTCCCAGGCCAGGATGAGCACGTTTCCATTGGGCAGAGGTTCGATATCGTGATGTTGGCGGACTTTGTTGTCCACATAGCTGTATTCCCAAACAATCTGGCCTCGCGGAGAAATTTCCTGAATGATGCCGCCCTGAACTCCCTCGCCCACAAAGGGGGTGCGGACCTCGCCCGGTGCCGGGGACACCGTGCGCAGCAGGTTGCCGTTGTTGAGCAGGTAGACGGCCCCGGACGAGCGATCGGTGCCGCGCCAGGTTTTGACCACATCACCCTGCATGTTGACCAGATAGGTCTCTGTGCCACCGATTGGGGCGAACAGGGTGTATCCGGTGGAGGGGCCGACTGGCGCACTGACGCCTTGCGGTGCTGCTGCGGCGGATTTGGGTAGGGCCGGAGCGGCAGCCTGCTGTGTGACAGGGGCGGCTGTGGGGGGCGGTGGTGTTACCTGACGGACCTTGGGCGTGGCCTTGGGTGCTGGCTGTCCCACAGGTGCGGGGGGGCGCTGCGCTGCGCTCTTGTTGGTTTTGGGGTGCTGCTTCGTAAAGCGGCTCAGTTCCCTCTCGGAGAGACACCCGTCACCATTGTTGTCCACGCGCCAGAACTGCTGTGTAAGCGCGCCGCGCGCCTCGTTGATTGTGATGCAGCCGTTGCCGTCCAGATCCAGCTCCTGCAACACGGTTTGTGTAGAGGGTGGGCCGTCCGGGCGTTTGGCAGGTCGGTCTGTCGTGGCTGAAGGTGGCGGCGTGGTCATGGCAAGGGCTTTCGGTGCCGGAGCGCTTGCAGCGGGTGCGGCTTCGGGCGCAGGAGTGGCCGGGGCAGTCTTGGCCGCAGGCGTTGCCGGCCCTGCTGTCAGTGCCTTGGGAGCTGCCGGGGTCGGTTTTGCGACAGGCGGCACTTCCGCCCGGGGGGCTGGTTCGGCAAGAGGTGTGGGTGCCGGTTCCGCTGTCATGGCCGGGGCAGGTGTGGGCGCGGGCACGTTCAGCGCCTGTATTTTCTCGATAACAGCGGGGGCCAGCGTCACGGTGTACGACGGGTCAAAGACGGGCATGTCGGCAGCTATGGCGTACCGGTCGATACCCTTGAGGCGGCTGTCGAGTTTGGAAGGGCGAAAGCGGTGTCCATTGGTTTTGAAACCGGTGTTGAGCATGGTTTCGGACTGGCGATCAAGACCGGGATTGGCCTGGAACACACTCTTGCCGTCGTACCCGTTCTGAATGGTGGAGTCCTCCACCCGGATGGTGGATGTGTCGCTGTTGGCAAAGCGGGTGTCCGCGCAATCACATTCGTTGCCCCAGACGACCGTCTTGAGCAGGACCGTGGTGTTGGTTCCGGCGCCTTGAAAAATGGCCGGGCCGGATGCGGTGGAGCGGTTGCCGGTAAAGGTGGAGTAATACAGTGTCGGAGCGGATGTGCCCTGGTTGGCCATGCCACCGCCGTTTTGGGCTTCGTTATTGCGGAAGATGGTGTTCAGCAGGCGAGGCGTGCTGCCGAAGTCATTGAGCATGCCGCCGCCGGTGGCCTCGGCAAGGTTGGAATCGAACTCGCAGGAGACGAACAGCGGGGCGCTGAGCTGATTGGCAACACCGCCGCCGCCTACCAGCGCGGAGTTCTGCCAGAATGTGCAGTTGAGGAACTGCGGAGAGGGCGTCGCGGTGTCGGTGGCACCGGTCAGGGAGTAGACAGCGCCGCCCATGAGGGCGTGGTTGTCCTGAAAAACGCAGTTGGCCACAACGGGTGCGCTCTTGAAGTTGAGCATGCCCGCGCCGAGTCCATGTTGCGGAGCGGCAGTCAGGGTGTGCACTGATAGCGTGGAATCCCCCTGCCAGCCTGTGTTCTGGCTATATCCACCAGTGATGGAGAATCCATCGATCCGTGCGCCGTTGGCCCCTGTGACAACATGATAGGCGTTGTCTTCAGGCATGCCGGGGACGCCCAGATCTCCAGACAGGGTGGTCTGGTTCTTTTTGACGTTCCGTTTGGACAGATCGGTTTCAGTTCCGTCAAATCCCCCGTAGACAGCCACGTCTTCCCTGAGTTGGAAGGTCGCCTCGCGGTTGGGATCGGCGGTGGGGGTATAGGTCCCCGCGGCCACCCATATTTGGTCGCCTTTGGCTGCGGCGGCAAGGGCCGTGTTCAGGTCGCTGAACGGTGTGGCCCAGGATGTCCCGCTTCCGGGTTGAGCGGCCTTGCCATTGACGAACAGGGTGGCAGCGCGGGCGTGACCGGCCATGAAGACGAGACCGAGGACAAGAGCGGCGAGTAGAATTTTATGATTCATAATATGAGTTAGTTAGACGGAGCAACAGCATCCGTCAACGGTTTGGAGTTCACGGAGGCGCGGAGTATCATTTTTCGCGCAGGGAGAGGCCTTTGATCAGGCCGAAACAGCCTGCCAGCATCATGTCACCGCCCGGGGCCGGGAACTGGACATCAAACCCTTCCAGCATGGCGCGGCGCGGGCCGAGCACGTACGTTGGCTTGAATCCTTCGGCCTTCTTGGGCAGGTCCAGTGTCAGACATCCGTGACCGCGTTCCTCAAAGACCTGTTCAAAGGTCATGCAGCCGCACCGGAACTTGTCCAGGTCGGCCCACAGTTTCTTGCCGTCCACACAGCCTGTGTGTTGTTCGTACACACCGTGGATGCGGCCTCCGTAGAGCAGGAAGGCGATGAGGTGGGAGTTGCCGATATTGACCAGCGTGACGCCGGTTTCCATGCCGTGCTGTTCTATCTCGTCCACAAAAAGCGCGCCGAGCACGGCCGCGGAACCGGTGTCCGAGACCACGCCGCCGCCGATATCTTTTTGAAGATCGGCCAGCCTGGTCAGCATGGCGGGCGGGGTGTCGTAGACCAATGTTTCGGGGCGACCTTCACCCTCGTCAAGAAAGGTCTGCCAGAGTTTGAAACGGCCCATGCGGTTGGACTTGCCGGGATGAAAACCGTGGTCCTGGGCGCAGGCGGCAATGGCATCAGGCCATGGTATCTCGGCGGCAGCCAGGAAAGTGCGCCACCATTTCTCATTGAAGTCCGTGAGCATGACCGGTTCATACCCGTCCGGGCAGGTCTCGGTCAGTTCGATGCCGGATTCGGGGATGCGCGTCAGGTCGTCAGCCATGGTGTAGGCCGCGGATTCGTTGGATGCGACCTTGAGGCCGGCCTTCTGGTGCGCGCGGATGAAGCGGGTGACGCCGCCGCCCATGTTGCGGCCATGCAGCCAGATATGCTTGCCCTGAAGCCGCAGCCCTTCCATGCGTCGGCCGATCTGCAGGGCCGGTGAGGGAATGACGAATTTCGGACAGTTTTCGATTTCAATGTCAGGTGAGTAGAGCAGCACATCCTGCGTGCCGCTGCCGATATCGAGGCACAGAGTGGTTTTTCCCACAGTACATTCTCCTTAATATTAATGAAAATGAAGCCTAAACTGCCAATGATTAAAGGGCAAGAGGCAACTCGGATGCGATCGGTTGACACGCTGACGCGTCAAAGGCATTGTTCGGACATGCTGACATTGCTCGTTTTCATCCTGCTGGGTGTTATCATTCTGTTTCCCGTTGTCCGTTTCGCGGCTTTTCTCATCTCCAATCATGTGTCCGGAGATCTGGCCGAGATCAGGGAAAGACTCGGTTCACTGCCGTGGCCGCTTGTCCGTGGTCTGGCCACGGCCATGGCGGCGGAGCCCATAGCTATTTTTTCCGTCGTGAAGTTGCTTGTTTCCCGGTCCGAGCGCGGCGGCGAAGGGATTCCCATACTCCTGACCCACGGGCTGTATCACAACAAGACCGCGTGGTGGTATTTCAAACGGCAGCTCAGGCGAGCTGGGTTCACCAACCTGCATACCTATCAATACAACAGCTTTACCAAGGATTTCAATGTGGCGGTAGCTGGAATGGAGAGCAAGCTCGACGAGTTGCTGGGAGACGATCCTGATGGCCGCGTCATCCTTGTGGGGCACAGTATGGGCGGTCTGGTCTCGCGCTGTGTCGCAGGGCAATACGCCTATCGGGACAGAGTGGCGGCGCTCATCACGCTTGGTTCACCCCACAAGGGGAGCGTTCTGGCCTATCTGGGCTGCAACCGCATGGCCCGTGGGCTTATCCCTGGCCAGTATATTTCCAAACGGGTGGCCGAGATGCCGGACCCGAACTGCCCCCGCCTCGGCATCTATACCTTGACCGATGATTATGTCTGCCCGTTTCACCTGCTGCGCACCGGGCGTGACAGCTGGGAAGAGCAGATCTGTTCTCCCATGGGCCATGTCTGGATGCTGTACTCTCGCGAAATTACGGAAAGAGTGATCCGTTTTCTTCAGGACAAGGGAATCGACTGAGAGTCTTCCACGCGAAGGACATCGGCAACTGTTCGGTAAGCCAGGACGTGTGAACGAGCAAAAGAAAGGGCCTCAATTGAGGCCCTTGTATTATTCTGTCATTTCCAGGATTTTGTTTTTGAGATCATCCGGTTTGAACGGCTTGGTTATGAACGCCGAGACGCCGGCCTTGCTGGCGAGGTTTTGCTGATCCGCTTCCGATTCGGTGGTGACCATGATGATGGGCACGTCCTCGTAACCTGGGGTGTTGCGCACCTTGCTGACCAGCTCCATGCCATCCATGATGGGCATGTTCATGTCAGTGATGATGACGTCGAAGTCCACATCCTGTTCGATGAACTCGTATGCCTCTTCGCCATTGGCGGCCATGTAGGGCTCGAAACCGAGGTCGGTCAGAATGGCACGGTGCATGGCGCACATGGAACGAGAGTCGTCTGCGGCCAGTGCCTTGCGTGCACCTGCTCCGAGTTGCGGCAGTCGGGCTATGTCCTTTTCTGCCTGTTCTCCTCCGATTTCCGTCAGCGCGGTACGGAAGTCGTCGAGGATTTCCGTATCCTTGGATTCGATCAGCGTGTTGATGAGGATCTCAGCGGCACTCTGGTTTTCGTACAGGGCACGGAAGATCGATGTGGCTCTGGAAGAAATGATTGCCTTGGCCAGTCTCTCCGCCTGTTCGTCGGTCTTGGTGATCAGCGTGGTCAGCGTGGAGAGCATGCCGGGATTGACATGGCGTTCCAGCCCGCCGATGACAGCCATGAGGATGAGCTCTTCGGTTTCGGACAACCCGTCCACCAGGCAGATGAGTCCCTTCATGGACCCGATGCGCCCCAGTGCTTCGTACACGGCGTACCGGACGTTCTCGTCGTCGGCCAGCCCTTTGTCAAAGGCGGCCACAAGACCGTCGGCACCCGCACGGTCGCGCAGGAAGCCAAGGACGTTGGCGGTCAGAATCTTGGTGTCGGTGTCGCCTTCTTCAAAGGCGTTCATGAGCGGGGGAACACAGACCGAGCCGATGTCCACCAGCACATCAGTGATGATGCGGCGCACGGTGGGGTTCTTGTGATGCAGCTTCTGCACCAGGAAATCGATGGTCTCATCTGTGCCGTAGGCTGCCAGCGCATCCACGGCCTTCCATGTGGTCAGGTCACAGACCTCGAACCGGTCCGGAGCCTCACTGTCCAGAATCATGCTCTTGAACTGTTCCACGGATTCCGGGTCATGCAGCTTGCCAAGGGCTTCGATGCATGAGGATTGGATGAAGGCGTCTTCGTGGGTGAGGAAAGAGCGGAAAACGGGCAGTGCGGAATCGTCACCGATACGGGCCAGGGAGGTGAGTACCTCCATGAGGCGGTCCTGATCCGTTTCGGAGGAGGCCAGTTCGACCAGCTTTTGGGCAGCACCCTGTATGGCGTATTCACCCACCACGCGGATACACAGGATCTGGTACCCTTCGTGCGCATCGTTCAATCCCTCGATGGCCTTGTCCGGGTTGTTGGACAGGACCGCATTCAGGGCGTTGACTACCATATAGTCAATGGATGTGTCGCCCACAGGCTTTTTAAGCAGTTCCACCAGTTCGGGAAGAGCTTCCGGGGCCTTGCTCCCGGATATCTCATTGAGGATCGTGATTTGATCCAGGAATTCCTTATTTCTGAAATCGTCAAGCGTTGCCATGGCGTCTCCAAGCGTTAAGACTGCGGTTTACTCGAAGCAGAATTCAATGGTAAATGTCCCATCCTTGGTCGTGAATGGGATTGCCATGATAGGTGTCTTTGCCATATGCGAGATGGTATGGCCATCGCCCATGACCACGGTGGGTGTCGAACCCTGAAAAACGAGACCCTTTTCCGCGAGTCCGGCGCGGGCCTGGCCTGAGATCATGTTGGTCAACTCACCAACGGCGTCTTTGACGTCCTGCATGATGTCTTCGATTTCATCGCCCAGCATGTTTTTGACGATGGCGACTGCACATCCCTTGGAAAAGGAAAGCGAGACACTTCCGTTTTTTTTGCCGGTAATGCCGACCATGCCGGAGACATCACCCGCAGCGACAGTGTTCTTTTTGACGTACGGTTTGCCAACCTCAGGCTTGATTGCCGCCATGGTGGACAAGACGTCTATGGCTGCTTTGATGAAGGGCTTTGCCAGTTCAACATCCATATTAGTACTCCTTGAAAAGCGTATTCAGCGTCGTGATTCATTTTTTCAAACTATGAGAATGGCTTGAAAAAATCTATTGCAAAACTCTTGCGTAAGCACAGGGGTATTGACCTGTACCACATTTACCTACCGGCTTCACTGTAAGGGGTCAAGCCATGTATAGTATAAATAACATATCGTTGCGTTATTTTTGTCTCTTTATATGTGGGCTTGTTGGCGATGTGGACTCAGGAAAAACAGCGCACATACAATTGATGCGTTGTGGTCATCCAAGTCCGTATTCCCCGCTTGATTGTCCTATGGTGATAAGCCCGTTTTCTTGATTTTCGCACCTGATATTTGGTTTTTCTCTGCACCGGGAAAAAATCGGAGAGCGGTAATTTGCCGGTCAGTCCGCTTGACTTTCATGAGGGATTGTTCCTTTGTGCGTATAAACGACACTCAACCAAGGTGCGCACATGAAATATTCCGTTCATCCCATCTGCATGGGAACCAAGATGTTCGACAAGGGCATGATGACTTATCAGCAGGGGTACGGCACGCCGTATACCATCCCCATTTATACATGGTACATAGAAGGCGGGGACAAGAAGATTCTGGTTGATACCGGTGAGATGCAGCCCATTATCTCCGATGAGCGCGAGCAGGCCATCGGCGGGAAGATTTATACCTTCGAAGAAGGACTGGCCAAGTATGGACTTACGCCCGAAGATATCGACATCGTCATTCATACCCACCTGCACAATGATCACTGCGAAAACGATTATAAATGCGTGAACGCAACCATATATGTACACGAAAAGGAAATGGAGTCTGCCTATAATCCTCATCCGCTCGATTTCCGTTATCTGGAGGACTACATCGACGACGTGAAGGAAAACGGGCAGATCGTGACCCTCTCCGAGGATACCGAGGTGCTGCCGGGGATCACCATGATCCATACCCCGGCCCACACCCTCGGCGGCATGTCCGTGAAGATCGAGACCGACAAGGGGAGTGTGCTCATCTGCGGATTCTGCACCATCCTCGAAAATTTGGAGCCCCCCATCGAGGTCAGGGCCATGGAGATGGACGTCATCCCGCCGGGAACCAACACCGGTCCGGCCGATGCCTACGACATTCTGGTCAGGGCCAAGGAGATGGCCGACCATGTCCTGCCGCTGCATGAGCCCAAGTGGGCCGGTATGGAGACGGTTCCGGAGTAGTCATTGTCAGGGAGCATCCCATCGGGTGTTCCCTGTTTTCTGTTGCCATCCCCTGTGTCGAGGGAGTACATTTCCGTCCATGTCGCCTATTTTACTTGCCATTATCCCTATCTTTGTCCTTATTCTGGTGGGCTTTGGTCTGCGACGCATGGGATTCCCCGGAGAGGGCTTCTGGCCGGTCTCCGAACGGCTGACCTATTTTGTCCTGCTGCCAGCAATGTTGGTGCAGGGGCTTTCGGGCAAGGAGCTCAGCCCTGATCTGCTGCCCCTGTCCGTGGCGGTCGTGTGTACCATTCTCACGATGGCAATCATTGCGCGCCTGCTCTGGCCCGTTTTGAAGCTCGACGGCCCGGCCTACACCTCGCTTTTTCAAGGTTCATTCCGGCCCAATACCTATATCGGCATGTCCATTGCTGCTGCCTTGATGGGGGCTGAATGGCTCGCCCTTTCCGCCATGGCGTTGCTCGCGATGATCCCGGTCATCAACGTCATCTGCGTGCTCACGCTGTCTCGACACGGCAGCAAGGGCGGCGGCGGGTTCAAGCGCGTTCTCTTCGGAGTGGTGACCAATCCGCTCATTCTCGCCTGTGCCATCGGGCTGGGCATGAACCTGCTCCACTTATCGCTGCCGAGCATCATCAATGATTTTCTCGACATCCTCGGACGGGCCGCACTTCCCATGGGGTTGTTGGCAGCCGGGGCCGGATTACGGTTCGAGACAGTGAATGGCGGCAAGCGGACGCTGGTGGTTTCTTCCGTGTTGCATTTGGCGGTTTTGCCGCTCCTTGCCGCCGGGTTTTCCGTGCTGTTTGGCGTGGACCCCGCAGGGCAGCAGATTGCGGTTATTTATACGGCTATTCCAGTGTCGCTTTCGTCGTTTATTTTGGCCCGCCAGATGGGCGGTGACCATCGGTTGATGGCGCAGATCATCACCGTGCAGACCGTGTTGTCGGTGGTGACGATGCCTCTTGCTCTCGCGCTTCTCACATAAAGTCGGGTGAGGGGCTTCCTCTTTTTTCCCTTTTTTTGAAGAGGTAAGGAATGCCGCTTTGGCGGCCATGAAGAATGAAAGATGCGCTCCTGCGGAGCGAGAGCCACTCTTGGGTGCGTGCCGCACCCAACTTGTTCCATGCCCTTCGCGGGCGGCGGTCTCTTTTTGAGGAGCAAAAAGAGACGCAAAAAGCTCCTTGCGCTAGTTTGTCCGCCCGAGGTTTGCCGGCAAGAAGCTGATCAACTCGGTACGGCTCCATGCCGGGAAAAGTTGAGGACCTTCCTTTCCTTTACCCGCCGGGTTGAGTCGATGCATTCGTGTCGTCTGACTGGAGCCGCCGTCCTTTCGTTGTCAGCTTCTAGGCCTTGCAAATAGGGCTAAGCTAGGGCGACTTGAGCAGATAACATTCGGTATCCGAGGCGGCCCAACAAGTTACCGACAACCTCAAATCCACGCCTCGCACATTAAAAGTGCATCTTCTTCAACGGCGAACAATCGGAAGCGAACCTTAGAGCCTGTCTCGGGCGACGTAGCGTAGCCCGACCGAGTTTGCGCTGCGGACAATCTGTCGGGCAGTGCAGTCGCCTACAGGCTCTTGAGTTCGCTTCTTCGATCACACACAAAAAAAAGCGTTTTTTGCCTGCTTTTTGCCGCTTCGCAAAAAGCAGGTCGCCGTAAAGGCGAAACCTTTTCAATAAATTAGGATTGCATTTACACCACGTAGCGCGCACATCGTAAAGATTAAAAAGCACGCTCCTTTGGAGCGAGAGCCAGTTTTTGGGGCACGCGCCCCAAAGGCCTTCCATGCCCTTCGCGGGCGGCGGTCTCTTTTTGAGGAGCAAAAAGAGACGC containing:
- a CDS encoding DUF4197 domain-containing protein, giving the protein MRQKYSLIITALTLTTLLAAGFAYAGWGDIPKSVGDAASTAAGLPYTPSEATAAIKEVLGMGTDSAVETLGTSGGFMDDPVAAIPLPDMFKNMGSDSSGLLSALNTAAEDSVPSVGGLFKDAIDNLDVSNPTAMLDSGSSDTAITTYFEGQSRASLKTLAKPIVSKSLDAAGAGTYLSALTTAQQAASITGTTFDPVDYVTDQTLDAMFHYIGEQEKNLRSTGGAGASALLQKIF
- a CDS encoding DUF1786 domain-containing protein, with the protein product MGKTTLCLDIGSGTQDVLLYSPDIEIENCPKFVIPSPALQIGRRMEGLRLQGKHIWLHGRNMGGGVTRFIRAHQKAGLKVASNESAAYTMADDLTRIPESGIELTETCPDGYEPVMLTDFNEKWWRTFLAAAEIPWPDAIAACAQDHGFHPGKSNRMGRFKLWQTFLDEGEGRPETLVYDTPPAMLTRLADLQKDIGGGVVSDTGSAAVLGALFVDEIEQHGMETGVTLVNIGNSHLIAFLLYGGRIHGVYEQHTGCVDGKKLWADLDKFRCGCMTFEQVFEERGHGCLTLDLPKKAEGFKPTYVLGPRRAMLEGFDVQFPAPGGDMMLAGCFGLIKGLSLREK
- a CDS encoding AEC family transporter; the protein is MSPILLAIIPIFVLILVGFGLRRMGFPGEGFWPVSERLTYFVLLPAMLVQGLSGKELSPDLLPLSVAVVCTILTMAIIARLLWPVLKLDGPAYTSLFQGSFRPNTYIGMSIAAALMGAEWLALSAMALLAMIPVINVICVLTLSRHGSKGGGGFKRVLFGVVTNPLILACAIGLGMNLLHLSLPSIINDFLDILGRAALPMGLLAAGAGLRFETVNGGKRTLVVSSVLHLAVLPLLAAGFSVLFGVDPAGQQIAVIYTAIPVSLSSFILARQMGGDHRLMAQIITVQTVLSVVTMPLALALLT
- a CDS encoding esterase/lipase family protein, coding for MRSVDTLTRQRHCSDMLTLLVFILLGVIILFPVVRFAAFLISNHVSGDLAEIRERLGSLPWPLVRGLATAMAAEPIAIFSVVKLLVSRSERGGEGIPILLTHGLYHNKTAWWYFKRQLRRAGFTNLHTYQYNSFTKDFNVAVAGMESKLDELLGDDPDGRVILVGHSMGGLVSRCVAGQYAYRDRVAALITLGSPHKGSVLAYLGCNRMARGLIPGQYISKRVAEMPDPNCPRLGIYTLTDDYVCPFHLLRTGRDSWEEQICSPMGHVWMLYSREITERVIRFLQDKGID
- a CDS encoding N-acyl homoserine lactonase family protein — translated: MKYSVHPICMGTKMFDKGMMTYQQGYGTPYTIPIYTWYIEGGDKKILVDTGEMQPIISDEREQAIGGKIYTFEEGLAKYGLTPEDIDIVIHTHLHNDHCENDYKCVNATIYVHEKEMESAYNPHPLDFRYLEDYIDDVKENGQIVTLSEDTEVLPGITMIHTPAHTLGGMSVKIETDKGSVLICGFCTILENLEPPIEVRAMEMDVIPPGTNTGPADAYDILVRAKEMADHVLPLHEPKWAGMETVPE
- a CDS encoding HEAT repeat domain-containing protein, producing MATLDDFRNKEFLDQITILNEISGSKAPEALPELVELLKKPVGDTSIDYMVVNALNAVLSNNPDKAIEGLNDAHEGYQILCIRVVGEYAIQGAAQKLVELASSETDQDRLMEVLTSLARIGDDSALPVFRSFLTHEDAFIQSSCIEALGKLHDPESVEQFKSMILDSEAPDRFEVCDLTTWKAVDALAAYGTDETIDFLVQKLHHKNPTVRRIITDVLVDIGSVCVPPLMNAFEEGDTDTKILTANVLGFLRDRAGADGLVAAFDKGLADDENVRYAVYEALGRIGSMKGLICLVDGLSETEELILMAVIGGLERHVNPGMLSTLTTLITKTDEQAERLAKAIISSRATSIFRALYENQSAAEILINTLIESKDTEILDDFRTALTEIGGEQAEKDIARLPQLGAGARKALAADDSRSMCAMHRAILTDLGFEPYMAANGEEAYEFIEQDVDFDVIITDMNMPIMDGMELVSKVRNTPGYEDVPIIMVTTESEADQQNLASKAGVSAFITKPFKPDDLKNKILEMTE
- a CDS encoding aryl-sulfate sulfotransferase, yielding MNHKILLAALVLGLVFMAGHARAATLFVNGKAAQPGSGTSWATPFSDLNTALAAAAKGDQIWVAAGTYTPTADPNREATFQLREDVAVYGGFDGTETDLSKRNVKKNQTTLSGDLGVPGMPEDNAYHVVTGANGARIDGFSITGGYSQNTGWQGDSTLSVHTLTAAPQHGLGAGMLNFKSAPVVANCVFQDNHALMGGAVYSLTGATDTATPSPQFLNCTFWQNSALVGGGGVANQLSAPLFVSCEFDSNLAEATGGGMLNDFGSTPRLLNTIFRNNEAQNGGGMANQGTSAPTLYYSTFTGNRSTASGPAIFQGAGTNTTVLLKTVVWGNECDCADTRFANSDTSTIRVEDSTIQNGYDGKSVFQANPGLDRQSETMLNTGFKTNGHRFRPSKLDSRLKGIDRYAIAADMPVFDPSYTVTLAPAVIEKIQALNVPAPTPAPAMTAEPAPTPLAEPAPRAEVPPVAKPTPAAPKALTAGPATPAAKTAPATPAPEAAPAASAPAPKALAMTTPPPSATTDRPAKRPDGPPSTQTVLQELDLDGNGCITINEARGALTQQFWRVDNNGDGCLSERELSRFTKQHPKTNKSAAQRPPAPVGQPAPKATPKVRQVTPPPPTAAPVTQQAAAPALPKSAAAAPQGVSAPVGPSTGYTLFAPIGGTETYLVNMQGDVVKTWRGTDRSSGAVYLLNNGNLLRTVSPAPGEVRTPFVGEGVQGGIIQEISPRGQIVWEYSYVDNKVRQHHDIEPLPNGNVLILAWELKAQGQLAAVGASVRNHPDQKIWAEHIVEVRKSGPRSGYIVWEWHAWDHLVQNTDKSAPNFATPSRMPQRIDVNYNPRRIPDWQHANSIDYSPISNQIVVSLRNMNEIWVIDHSTTSEQAASSSGGIMHRGGDLLFRWGNPAAYGSSAPQVLFSQHDARWTKGRKPGDESITLFNNGNRRHKQSDVIEIKPAYYLRSTQLDAKVVWSYLEKGGEPFYAGDISGAQRLPNGNMLICEGTAGRLFEVDAQGKTVWTYQHEAGGNGPGDHIFRATRIPDVHPGVRRLIQ
- a CDS encoding chemotaxis protein CheX; this translates as MDVELAKPFIKAAIDVLSTMAAIKPEVGKPYVKKNTVAAGDVSGMVGITGKKNGSVSLSFSKGCAVAIVKNMLGDEIEDIMQDVKDAVGELTNMISGQARAGLAEKGLVFQGSTPTVVMGDGHTISHMAKTPIMAIPFTTKDGTFTIEFCFE